Within Nosocomiicoccus ampullae, the genomic segment TCTACCCCTTGTGAACGGTATACTTTTTGTACTTCTTTTAATAGATATTCTTGTGTTCTGTTTAATCCTGCAACTTTTAGTAGGTTTTTCGGCTCAATTGAACCGTCTGTCAGCATTTCACCTGGCACGACTGCGTCGCCTTCTTCTACGATAATTCTCGCATTTGCTGGCGCTGTATACGTACGTGTTTCTTCGTCGCCTTTTACTTTAATTTCTTGTTGACGGTCTTTAATCATTTCGATTGAAAGAATATGACCTTCAATTTCAGAAATTACAGCTTCCCCTTTCGGGTTACGCGCTTCGAATAACTCTTGAATACGTGGAAGACCCATCGTAATGTCTGATCCTGCAACCCCACCTGTGTGGAATGTACGCATTGTTAACTGTGTACCTGGCTCACCGATTGATTGTGCTGCAATTGTACCAATTGCTTCTCCAACTTCAACCTTTTCACCAGTCGCAAGGTTTTTACCGTAACATTTCTCACATACACCGTAACGTGTATTACATGTGAATGCTGAACGGATCACTACTGATTCAATACCAGCGTTGACGATTTCTTTTGCGATATCTGTCGTAATCAGTTCGTTCGAACCAACGATGACTTCGTTTGTATTTGGATGTCTCACTGTTTCTTTTGAGTAACGTCCTTCTAAACGGTCAAATAATGGTTCGATTAATTCTCCACCTTCACGGATTTCAGACACTCTAAGTCCTTTATCTGTACCACAGTCTGGTTCGCGAACAATCACGTCTTGTGCAACGTCTACAAGTCTTCTTGTTAAGTAACCTGAGTCTGCTGTCTTAAGCGCAGTATCTGCTAGACCTTTACGCGCACCGTGTGTTGAGATGAAGTACTCGAGTACTGTTAGTCCTTCACGGAAGCTTGACTTAATCGGTAATTCAATAATCTGACCAGATGGGTTTGCCATGAGTCCGCGCATACCTGCAAGTTGTGTGAAGTTTGACGCGTTACCACGAGCACCTGAGTCTGCCATCATGTAAATCGGGTTGAATTTATCAAGAGATTCCATGAGGCGATCTTGAATTTCATCTTTAATATCTGTCCATAATTTAATTACTGCGTTATAACGCTCTTCTTCTGTAATTAAACCACGGTCATATTGTCTTTGAACTGTTTCTACTTTTTGTTCTGTTTCATCGATCATACGTTGTTTTTCTGGTAAGACAACGATGTCTGATACCCCTACAGTAATACCTGCACGTGTTGAATATTTAAATCCTAAGTCTTTCATGCGGTCTAGCATTACTGATGTTTCAGTAATGTGGAATTTGTTAAACACTTCCGCAATAATTTGACCTAAGAATTTCTTATCAAACGGCGGGATAGCTTCTTGCTCTTTAAATTTACCAACTAATCCTTCTTCACCGAGATCTTCTGCTTTAATGAAGAAACGATCCGGTGTTTTACGCTCTAAGTTTTCGCGTGTTGGTTCGTTTAAGTAAGGGAATGATGGTGGCATAATCTCGTTAAAGATTACTTTACCAACTGTCGTCATAAGAATTTTGCCGCGATTTTCTTCAGCGACTTGTTCGTCTGACATTTCATTTGTATGAACTCCGATTCTTGTGTGAAGTGAAGCAAATCCTGAACGATATGCCATAATAACTTCTTCAAAGTTTTTGAAGATATGTCCTTCACGTTTAGAACCTGGTTTTTCTAATGTTAAGTAGTAGTTACCAAGTACCATATCTTGTGACGGTGTAACTACTGGTTTACCATCTTTCGGATTTAAGATGTTTGATGCCGCAAGCATTAACATACGCGCTTCTGCTTGTGCTTCCTTTGAAAGTGGTACGTGCACTGCCATTTGGTCTCCGTCAAAGTCTGCGTTATAAGCTGTTGTTACAAGTGGATGTAGTTTAATCGCACGACCTTCTACAAGCACTGCTTCAAACGCTTGAATACCAAGTCTGTGTAATGTTGGTGCACGGTTTAATAGTACTGGGTGTTCTTGAATTACATCTTCAAGCACGTCCCAAATTGATTCATCTAAACGTTCAATTTTATTTTTCGCGTTTTTTATATTCGTCGCAAGATCTCTACGAACGAGTTCTCTCATAACAAACGGCTTAAATAATTCTAATGCCATTTCACGCGGTAATCCACATTGGTACATTTTTAATCCTGGACCAACAACGATTACTGAACGTCCTGAGTAGTCTACACGTTTACCAAGTAAGTTTTGACGAAAACGCCCTTGCTTACCTTTTAACATATGTGAAAGTGATTTTAATGGACGGTTACCTGGTCCTGTTACTGGACGACCACGACGACCATTGTCGA encodes:
- the rpoC gene encoding DNA-directed RNA polymerase subunit beta', with translation MIDVNRFQYMKIGLASPEKIRSWSSGEVKKPETINYRTLKPEKDGLFCEKIFGPTKDWECACGKYKRIRHKGHVCENCGVEVTRAKVRRERMGHIELAAPVSHIWYFKGIPSRMGLLLDMSPRSLEEVIYFASYVVIDPGPTGLEAKDLLSEREYREYYMEYGNRFNAKMGAEAIKELLSNIDLDKELEELKEELETATGQRLTRAIRRLEVVEAFRNSGNRPEWMVLDALPVIPPDIRPMVQLDGGRFATSDLNDLYRRVINRNNRLKRLLDLGAPGIIVQNEKRMLQEAVDALVDNGRRGRPVTGPGNRPLKSLSHMLKGKQGRFRQNLLGKRVDYSGRSVIVVGPGLKMYQCGLPREMALELFKPFVMRELVRRDLATNIKNAKNKIERLDESIWDVLEDVIQEHPVLLNRAPTLHRLGIQAFEAVLVEGRAIKLHPLVTTAYNADFDGDQMAVHVPLSKEAQAEARMLMLAASNILNPKDGKPVVTPSQDMVLGNYYLTLEKPGSKREGHIFKNFEEVIMAYRSGFASLHTRIGVHTNEMSDEQVAEENRGKILMTTVGKVIFNEIMPPSFPYLNEPTRENLERKTPDRFFIKAEDLGEEGLVGKFKEQEAIPPFDKKFLGQIIAEVFNKFHITETSVMLDRMKDLGFKYSTRAGITVGVSDIVVLPEKQRMIDETEQKVETVQRQYDRGLITEEERYNAVIKLWTDIKDEIQDRLMESLDKFNPIYMMADSGARGNASNFTQLAGMRGLMANPSGQIIELPIKSSFREGLTVLEYFISTHGARKGLADTALKTADSGYLTRRLVDVAQDVIVREPDCGTDKGLRVSEIREGGELIEPLFDRLEGRYSKETVRHPNTNEVIVGSNELITTDIAKEIVNAGIESVVIRSAFTCNTRYGVCEKCYGKNLATGEKVEVGEAIGTIAAQSIGEPGTQLTMRTFHTGGVAGSDITMGLPRIQELFEARNPKGEAVISEIEGHILSIEMIKDRQQEIKVKGDEETRTYTAPANARIIVEEGDAVVPGEMLTDGSIEPKNLLKVAGLNRTQEYLLKEVQKVYRSQGVEIDDKHVEVMVRQMLRKVRIIDAGETSLIPGALVDIHTFQEANKVVFKQRKRPATAKPVLLGITKASLETESFLSAASFQETTRVLTDAAIKGKRDELLGLKENVIIGKLIPAGTGMSRYRDVDIEVEGQDERLQLEAEEREAELIEE